A DNA window from uncultured Methanoregula sp. contains the following coding sequences:
- a CDS encoding dihydrofolate reductase family protein: MTNTCDRPHVLMMSEITADGKLTLKKGASSKILMKYMAHETELLLHNTRAEYDAIMVGANTIRIDNSFLTVRYVQGKSPLRVIPCSMADIPLDANVLGNDAPTAIAVSEAAPAERVEAIRKKGAHIIVAGKTRVELPLLLAILKEKFGVNKLMIEGGPTLNWHMLHDRLVDEIRLIHLPFIVGGSDTPSLVGGMHINSENEMIRLNLKKYYMCGSNLVSEFDVLYSEAS; encoded by the coding sequence ATGACCAATACTTGCGACCGTCCCCATGTGCTGATGATGTCAGAGATCACGGCCGACGGCAAACTTACCTTAAAAAAAGGTGCTTCCTCCAAGATCCTGATGAAATATATGGCGCACGAGACCGAGCTTCTGCTGCACAATACCCGTGCCGAGTATGATGCCATCATGGTCGGGGCCAATACCATCCGCATCGATAATTCCTTCCTCACGGTCCGCTACGTGCAGGGCAAGAGCCCGCTCAGGGTGATCCCGTGCAGCATGGCGGATATTCCCCTGGATGCCAATGTGCTCGGGAACGATGCTCCTACAGCAATCGCTGTATCGGAAGCAGCCCCGGCCGAACGCGTCGAGGCGATCCGGAAGAAAGGTGCCCATATCATCGTGGCCGGGAAGACCCGGGTAGAACTCCCCCTGCTCCTTGCGATCCTTAAAGAAAAGTTCGGTGTGAACAAGCTGATGATCGAGGGAGGACCCACGCTGAACTGGCACATGCTGCACGACCGGCTCGTGGACGAGATCCGGCTCATCCACCTGCCCTTCATCGTGGGCGGTTCCGACACCCCGTCGCTTGTCGGGGGTATGCACATCAATTCCGAGAATGAGATGATCCGTCTGAACCTGAAAAAATATTATATGTGCGGCAGCAATCTGGTGTCGGAGTTCGACGTCCTG